A region from the Pseudomonas sp. P8_229 genome encodes:
- a CDS encoding TetR/AcrR family transcriptional regulator, which translates to MARMGRPRAFDRDDAVDQAMQLFWQHGYDSTSLALLKAELGGGISAPSFYAAFGSKEALFDECVQRYLATFAQVTECLWDETLPPRQAIETALRQSARMQCDDGHPRGCMVTLGVMSAPSPENARVVEALTQSRARTRAGIVACVERGISEGHLPEQTAAVAMATVFDSFLQGISILARDDTALAVIDAAIGQVMLTWDISAASTMSASATD; encoded by the coding sequence ATGGCGAGAATGGGCCGCCCCCGCGCTTTCGACCGTGATGACGCCGTCGATCAGGCCATGCAACTGTTCTGGCAACACGGCTACGACTCGACCTCCCTCGCCTTGTTGAAGGCGGAACTGGGTGGCGGCATTTCCGCGCCGAGCTTCTACGCCGCGTTCGGCTCAAAGGAAGCCCTGTTCGACGAATGCGTGCAGCGTTACCTGGCAACTTTCGCCCAGGTCACCGAATGCCTGTGGGATGAAACCCTGCCACCCCGCCAGGCCATCGAAACCGCCCTGCGCCAATCCGCGCGCATGCAGTGCGACGACGGCCACCCCAGGGGCTGCATGGTCACCCTCGGTGTCATGAGCGCGCCAAGCCCGGAGAATGCGCGCGTGGTCGAAGCCCTCACCCAGTCCCGCGCCCGCACGCGGGCGGGGATTGTGGCGTGTGTCGAGCGTGGGATCAGTGAGGGTCATTTACCCGAGCAAACTGCGGCCGTCGCGATGGCGACCGTGTTCGACAGTTTTCTGCAGGGGATCTCCATACTGGCGCGGGATGACACGGCGCTTGCGGTGATTGATGCGGCGATCGGTCAGGTGATGTTGACGTGGGACATTAGCGCCGCCAGCACCATGTCCGCATCTGCCACTGATTGA
- a CDS encoding MFS transporter: MSAISGNSNIFRLATAQALGGGNSVIVYATGAIVGDMLAPDKALATLPISIFVVGMASCTLPAGAIAQRYGRSLVFMLGALCGILMGVLAAIGIYLSSFFIFCAAMLFGGAYAAVVLTFRFAAAECVPENRQPWALSIVMAAGLAAGVLGPQTVTYTMDLWEPHLFIVTYVAAALMAVVSAAVLLGVDFPRLDAAVCAPGRPLAVIVRQPGLINAMLCGVIIYTLMNFLMTSAPLAMKHEDLSLGSSNLALQWHVIAMYAPSFFTGNLIRRFGANRVVLMWLMLTGASIAVGFSGMQSYHFYLCLVLLGIGWNFGFVGASALVLRCHKTSERNSVQALNDFIVFGAVVLGSFASGGILNRYGWTVICALAFVPVLVAIATLMLSEHRVRYSTQERTS, encoded by the coding sequence GTGTCAGCCATATCTGGAAACAGCAACATTTTTCGACTGGCAACCGCCCAGGCATTGGGGGGTGGTAACTCAGTCATCGTCTATGCAACCGGCGCTATTGTGGGGGACATGCTTGCACCGGATAAAGCATTGGCGACGCTGCCTATCTCCATTTTTGTCGTGGGTATGGCGAGCTGCACGCTACCTGCCGGCGCCATTGCGCAGCGCTATGGGCGCAGTCTCGTATTTATGCTGGGAGCGTTGTGCGGCATCCTGATGGGAGTGTTGGCTGCGATTGGCATTTATTTGTCTTCCTTCTTCATTTTCTGTGCTGCGATGCTGTTTGGTGGCGCTTATGCTGCTGTGGTGCTGACGTTTCGTTTCGCCGCCGCAGAATGCGTTCCAGAAAACAGGCAACCCTGGGCACTTTCAATTGTCATGGCTGCCGGGCTAGCGGCGGGTGTACTTGGTCCACAGACTGTCACCTATACGATGGACCTATGGGAGCCCCACCTGTTTATCGTTACTTATGTTGCAGCCGCATTAATGGCGGTGGTTTCGGCGGCGGTGCTGCTAGGTGTCGATTTTCCACGCCTTGATGCGGCTGTTTGTGCTCCAGGTCGCCCGCTTGCGGTGATTGTTCGGCAGCCTGGACTCATCAACGCCATGCTCTGTGGTGTCATAATTTACACTTTGATGAATTTCCTGATGACTTCGGCCCCACTAGCAATGAAGCATGAGGATCTTTCACTGGGATCATCGAATCTGGCATTGCAGTGGCACGTAATTGCAATGTATGCGCCCAGTTTTTTCACTGGAAATCTAATCCGTCGTTTTGGGGCTAACCGCGTTGTGTTGATGTGGTTGATGTTAACCGGTGCTTCTATTGCTGTCGGGTTTTCCGGCATGCAGTCCTACCACTTTTATCTATGTTTGGTGCTTCTGGGGATTGGTTGGAATTTCGGTTTTGTCGGCGCCTCTGCGCTCGTCCTTCGGTGCCATAAAACAAGCGAAAGAAACAGTGTCCAAGCGCTCAATGATTTCATTGTCTTTGGCGCCGTGGTGCTCGGCTCGTTTGCATCGGGAGGTATATTGAATCGATACGGTTGGACCGTTATCTGTGCGCTTGCCTTTGTACCTGTACTGGTTGCTATAGCGACGTTGATGTTGAGCGAGCATCGCGTCAGATATTCAACTCAGGAACGCACGAGCTAG
- a CDS encoding MFS transporter has product MTSSITLSAAPKRLPVGALLALAMTGFICIVTETLPAGLLPLISEGLGISPSMAGQMVTAYALGSVLAVIPMTIATRGWRRRNVLLLTVVGFLLFNSITALSSHYGVTLVARFFAGVSAGLAWSLLAGYARRMVEADQQGKALALAMVGTPIALSLGVPLGTWLGGLVGWRTTFGIMSALTLILIVWVLVKVPDYPPQPAHQRMSLRGVLTTPGVRPVLAVVISWMLAHNILYTYIAPFVAPAGLQNRVDLVLLVFGIAALAGIWLTAKRVEPLLRKTVLVSLATFAAVCVVLGLLGRVPEVIYVGVAIWGLSFGGSATLLQTALADAAGDGADVALSLNVVAWNSAIAGSGVVGGVLLDKWGVASFPWAMVVLVGVGFAIAWWARVHGFRPGARGAR; this is encoded by the coding sequence GTGACATCTTCAATCACTTTATCGGCTGCGCCCAAACGCCTGCCTGTCGGCGCGTTGCTGGCGCTGGCGATGACCGGGTTCATCTGCATCGTCACTGAAACATTGCCTGCGGGCCTGTTGCCATTGATTAGCGAAGGCCTGGGGATTTCCCCATCGATGGCCGGCCAGATGGTCACCGCGTATGCGTTGGGTTCGGTGCTGGCGGTCATTCCCATGACCATTGCGACGCGCGGCTGGCGTCGGCGCAATGTGTTGCTGCTGACCGTTGTGGGCTTCCTGCTGTTCAATTCGATCACGGCGTTGTCATCGCACTATGGGGTGACGCTGGTGGCGCGGTTCTTTGCGGGTGTGTCGGCGGGGTTGGCCTGGAGTCTGCTGGCTGGTTATGCCCGGCGTATGGTCGAGGCCGATCAACAGGGCAAGGCGTTGGCGCTGGCCATGGTCGGTACACCGATTGCCCTGTCGCTGGGTGTGCCGCTGGGTACCTGGCTGGGCGGCCTCGTGGGCTGGCGTACGACGTTCGGCATCATGTCGGCCCTGACCTTGATATTGATCGTTTGGGTACTGGTGAAGGTGCCGGATTATCCGCCGCAACCTGCTCACCAGCGCATGTCGCTGCGCGGCGTGTTGACGACGCCGGGTGTTCGACCGGTGCTGGCGGTGGTGATCAGCTGGATGCTGGCGCACAACATTCTCTACACCTACATCGCGCCGTTCGTGGCGCCGGCAGGGCTGCAGAATCGGGTGGACCTGGTGTTGCTGGTATTTGGCATCGCAGCGCTGGCGGGTATCTGGCTGACCGCGAAACGGGTGGAGCCGCTGTTGCGCAAGACAGTGTTGGTGAGCCTCGCAACGTTTGCGGCGGTTTGCGTGGTGCTGGGATTGCTGGGGCGCGTGCCGGAGGTGATCTACGTCGGTGTGGCGATATGGGGACTGAGCTTCGGCGGCTCGGCGACGTTGTTGCAAACAGCGTTGGCGGACGCGGCAGGTGACGGCGCCGATGTGGCGTTATCGCTGAACGTCGTGGCCTGGAACAGCGCGATTGCCGGCAGCGGGGTGGTGGGGGGTGTGCTGCTGGACAAATGGGGTGTTGCCTCGTTTCCGTGGGCGATGGTGGTGCTGGTGGGCGTGGGGTTTGCGATTGCGTGGTGGGCGCGGGTGCATGGCTTCAGGCCGGGCGCGCGTGGGGCGCGGTAG
- a CDS encoding AraC family transcriptional regulator encodes MSPTPPRQKIILRSKNLHSEDFGALFSRLFGNRYADTPPPPPNIIIGGVYGRHDGVSFRRMHYHGDFTVTFPDPQDEITFVIPTAGKIVFNHRTESVGMAQVGLAIDKADIRSMRFLDDHAHHGISVNRGHLTERLSALLGRPIVQKIVFEPVVDLHTAAFQGIKALIDLATGTEFDLLLNSGTLMPSRLREMLIDAVLEAWPHNFTEALRQPAPRVAPRHVKLAVEFIRAHPEQLVSGVELARLSNVSQRALQEGFRRFVGTSIVAYQRQVRLERAFEALGQRHSASVTEVALRFGFSNVGRFCQYFQQAYGVSPAELRGRG; translated from the coding sequence GTGTCCCCAACCCCACCCCGCCAAAAAATCATCCTCCGCTCCAAAAACCTCCACTCCGAAGACTTCGGCGCCCTCTTCTCCCGTCTCTTCGGCAACCGCTACGCCGACACCCCGCCGCCGCCGCCCAACATCATCATCGGCGGCGTCTACGGGCGGCACGACGGCGTCAGTTTCCGTCGCATGCATTACCACGGTGATTTCACCGTCACCTTCCCTGACCCGCAGGACGAGATCACTTTCGTGATTCCCACAGCCGGCAAGATTGTGTTCAACCACCGCACCGAGTCCGTTGGCATGGCCCAGGTGGGGTTGGCGATCGACAAGGCGGATATTCGCTCGATGCGGTTTCTCGACGATCATGCGCATCACGGAATTTCGGTTAATCGTGGGCATCTGACTGAGCGGTTGTCGGCGTTGTTGGGGCGGCCGATTGTGCAGAAGATTGTGTTTGAGCCGGTGGTGGATCTGCACACGGCGGCGTTTCAGGGGATCAAGGCGTTGATTGATCTGGCGACGGGGACGGAGTTTGATCTGTTGCTCAATAGCGGCACGCTGATGCCGTCGCGGTTGCGCGAGATGTTGATTGATGCGGTGCTGGAGGCGTGGCCGCACAATTTTACCGAGGCGTTGCGCCAGCCCGCGCCGAGGGTGGCGCCGCGGCATGTGAAGTTGGCGGTGGAGTTTATTCGGGCGCATCCGGAACAACTGGTGAGCGGTGTCGAGTTGGCGCGGTTGAGCAATGTCAGTCAGCGAGCGTTGCAGGAGGGGTTTCGGCGGTTTGTCGGGACGTCGATTGTGGCGTATCAGCGTCAGGTGCGGCTGGAGCGGGCTTTCGAAGCGCTGGGGCAGCGGCATTCGGCGTCGGTGACGGAGGTGGCGCTGCGTTTTGGCTTCAGTAATGTCGGGCGGTTTTGTCAGTATTTTCAGCAGGCGTATGGGGTGAGCCCGGCGGAGCTGAGGGGGCGGGGTTAA